A genome region from Synchiropus splendidus isolate RoL2022-P1 chromosome 5, RoL_Sspl_1.0, whole genome shotgun sequence includes the following:
- the galk1 gene encoding galactokinase, which translates to MASDVPSVTELLQEARRVYMLEFGNESPQVAACAPGRVNLIGEHTDYNQGLVLPMALPLVTVVVGSRASGRDVTVVTTSKDADEPRRVVFNLSSDASALSPGSPRWANYVKGVVQHYRAPFVQGFRAVIVSSVPLGGGLSSSASLEVAFYTFLQQLKPDDGDKLSKALACQQAEHTHAGVPCGIMDQFVSVLGREGHALLIDCRSLEASPIPLTDPDLVILITNSNVKHSLAGSEYPIRRQNCEEAAAILGKASLRDATVKDLEDARDRLNDVNYRRARHVIEEIDRTARAAEALKKGAYKEFGKLMVESHNSLRDLYEVSCRELDELVSAAMEVDGLFGSRMTGGGFGGCTVTLLQASAVDKTILQIQERYRGTPTFYVTTPSEGARALSLL; encoded by the exons ATGGCCAGTGACGTGCCGAGTGTGACGGAGTTGCTGCAGGAGGCTCGCCGTGTTTACATGCTGGAGTTTGGAAACGAGTCTCCGCAGGTGGCCGCGTGCGCGCCTGGAAGAGTCAACCTGATCGGAGAACACACCGACTACAACCAGGGACTTGTCTTGCCCATG GCGCTGCCCCTTGTGACTGTAGTGGTTGGAAGCCGAGCATCTGGTCGGGATGTCACTGTGGTTACGACTTCCAAAGACGCTGATGAGCCCCGCAGGGTTGTCTTCAACTTGTCCTCAGATGCTTCCGCACTGTCTCCAGGGTCACCCAGATGGGCCAATTACGTGAAGGGGGTTGTGCAACATTACAGAG CTCCCTTTGTTCAAGGTTTCAGGGCAGTGATTGTCAGCAGTGTCCCTTTGGGTGGTGGTCTGTCCAGTTCTGCCTCACTGGAGGTGGCTTTTTACACgttcctgcagcagctgaagccag ATGATGGAGACAAACTGTCGAAAGCACTGGCATGTCAGCAGGCGGAGCACACTCACGCTGGTGTCCCCTGCGGCATCATGGACCAGTTTGTGTCTGTGCTTGGCCGAGAAGGCCACGCTTTACTTATTGACTGCAG GTCCCTGGAGGCCTCGCCGATCCCTCTGACAGACCCAGACCTTGTCATTCTCATCACTAACTCAAACGTGAAGCACTCTCTGGCGGGCAGCGAGTATCCCATTCGACGACAGAACTGTGAGGAAGCTGCAGCCATCCTGGGGAAAGCCAGTTTACGAGATGCAACAGTGAAGGACCTGGAGG ATGCGAGGGATCGGCTGAACGATGTGAACTACAGACGAGCCCGGCATGTGATCGAGGAGATTGACAGAACCGCCCGAGCTGCCGAGGCCCTGAAAAAGGGAGCCTACAAAGAGTTTGGCAAGCTGATGGTGGAGAGTCACAACTCTCTGAG AGACCTGTATGAAGTGAGCTGCAGGGAGCTGGATGAGCTGGTGTCTGCTGCGATGGAGGTGGACGGACTGTTTGGGAGCAGGATGACTGGAGGAGGATTTGGAGGCTGTACTGTTACTCTGCTTCAGGCCAGCGCCGTTGACAAGACGATTCTTCAAATCCAG GAGCGGTACAGAGGGACGCCGACGTTCTACGTCACGACTCCGTCAGAGGGGGCTCGAGCTCTGAGTCTGCTGTAG
- the LOC128759662 gene encoding BTB/POZ domain-containing protein KCTD21-like — MLNLNSENNNDNRSPFQDPVSLNVGGEIYTTTVDTLTRYRDSMLGAMFTGQIPALRDEQGHVFIDRDGKVFRYILNYLRSSSLDLPHGFTELSLLRREADFFQIHPLMEELRRYEASVPLSCKGGPVGAMLILNVDSTVRVLHFNLRRGPENYELRTCSVRAFTVELFCTWPSFLNMLCERFSYRTSKGGLTHPHPCNLKPNRLKLEWVPRPTELPLDQYDKQHYRGLTVCHPDDTQADDLILCGGMEITNMQGFLEELLKVSMSEGFKVDLVSPDSGDILNCTAMRLVK; from the exons ATGCTCAACCTCAACTCGGAGAACAACAATGACAACAGGAGCCCCTTCCAGGATCCGGTGTCTTTGAACGTGGGCGGCGAAATTTACACGACAACTGTTGACACCCTGACCCGGTATCGTGACTCCATGCTCGGCGCCATGTTTACCGGACAGATCCCGGCTCTGAGGGATGAGCAAGGGCATGTTTTCATCGATCGGGATGGCAAAGTGTTCCGATACATTCTGAATTACCTGCGATCCAGCTCCCTGGACTTGCCCCACGGCTTCACAGAACTCAGTCTGCTGAGAAGAGAGGCGGATTTCTTCCAGATTCACCCCCTGATGGAGGAGCTGCGCCGATATGAAGCGTCCGTGCCACTCAGCTGTAAAGGAGGACCAGTGGGAGCCATGCTCATCCTCAATGTTGACTCCACG gtCCGTGTTCTCCACTTTAACTTGCGACGTGGGCCCGAAAACTACGAGCTGCGCACATGCTCAGTGCGAGCCTTCACCGTCGAACTGTTTTGCACCTGGCCGTCCTTCCTCAACATGCTTTGTGAGCGCTTCTCATACAGGACGTCGAAAGGGGGGCTGACTCACCCACATCCATGTAACTTGAAGCCGAACAGGCTGAAACTGGAGTGGGTCCCGAGGCCCACTGAACTCCCGCTGGACCAGTATGACAAGCAGCACTACAGAGGTCTGACTGTGTGTCACCCTGACGACACGCAGGCTGATGACCTCATCTTGTGTGGGGGAATGGAGATCACAAACATGCAGGGGTTTTTGGAGGAGCTTCTTAAGGTGTCAATGAGCGAAGGGTTCAAAGTGGACCTGGTGTCTCCAGACTCTGGAGATATTCTCAACTGCACCGCGATGCGGCTGGTCAAGTGA